In Streptomyces sp. NBC_00341, the DNA window CCGGGGCGCAGGCCCGGGTCCTCGGACTCCTCTCCCTTGAGCCGATGCCGATGCGCAGGATCGCGCAGAAGCTCAAGTGCGAGCCGTCCAACGTCACCGGCATTGTGGACCGGCTGGAGGCGCGCGGCCTGGTGGAGCGCCGCCCCGATCCGGCCGACCGGCGGGTGAAGCTGGCCGCGCCCACCGAGAAGGGCACCCGGACGGCGCGGCTGCTGCGCGAATCGCTCGACTTCGCCCGCGAGCCGCTGGCCGGCCTCTCCGACACGGACCGCGCGGTGCTGCGGGACCTGCTGCGCCGGATGCTGGGCATGGAACCACCGGCCTGAGCCCTGCCCGGGGACTGGGTGTGGAAGCGTTGCCCCCATGACCGCTGCCACGCCCTTCGGCCCCCGAGAGTTCCAGCTCGTCCTGTTGCGCCGGATGGCCGACCACCAGCCGGACCTGGTCGAGGACGCCCGGCACGAGCTGAGCGCCACGCTCGCGGAGATGCGCGAGGCCAACCGGCGCTGGCAGGGAGGGGGCCCCTCCCATGCCCTTAAGGCTATGGGGGCGGTGCGGGCGCCGAGGGGGCGGGGGTCGCTGCGGCGCTACCGTTCCGTGCTCGGTGAGCCCGAGACCTCGCTGCGCCGCACGGTCGGCGATCTGGAGTGCGACGCGCTGCTGTGGCCGGTGCCGCTCTGGCCGGAGCTGCGGTTCGAGGTGATGGCGGGGCCCGGCGGGGCCGTGTGGAACGAGTGGCTGGTGCGGGCCCCCGGCGCGCCCGCCCCCGCCCTGCGCACCCTCGGGGACCTGCGCCCCTGGTCCTGCACCGTCGACGAGGTGGCGCGGGCCTTCGCACCGGCCCGCCCGATGGAGGGCAGCGCGCCGACCCGCTGGGCGCTGGCGATCACCGCTCCGGCCACGGCTCAGGACTCCGCTCCGGCCACGGCTCAGGACTCCGCTCCGGCAACCGCTACGGCCGCCGGGGAACCGTATGTCGCCGAGTTCACCTGGGGACTGTTCCAGCGGCTGCTGCCGCGCTGACGCGGTCGGCGGGACCCGGCCGACGAGCCGTCAGCCGCGTCCCCCCTACGGCGCATCCCAGCGCGCACAACGCCTCCCGGCGGCGCACGATACGAGGACAGCCGGCTGCCCGTCGGTACCCCCATCAGCGCTCTCGGGAGACCCGCCGTGACCGTCAGCCTCGATCAGTTGCGCCGTTGCCATGTCGCCGTCGACCTCGGGGCAGCCCGGACCCGGGTGTACGTCAAGGGGCTCGGCCTCGTCGTCGACGAGCCGAGCGCCGCCGCCGTGAACACCCGGACCGGATCGCTCATCGCCGTCGGCGCGCTCGCCGAACAGATGACGGGCCGCACCCCCGAGTACATCCGGGTGGTCCGTCCGGTCTCCGGCGGAACCGTCGTGGACATCGAGATGGCCCAGCGCATGCTGCGCCAGTTGCTGGGCGACAAGCTCCGCCGCCAGCTGCGCCGCAAGCCCCGGCTGCGCGCCGCCGCCTGCACCCCGCACGACAGCGATCCGCTCGCCCAGCGGGCCGCCGTCGAGACCCTGGTCGGCCTCGGCGCCCGCCGCGTGGAGCTGGTCGACACCCTGATCGCGGCGGCCGTCGGCTGCGGGCTGCCGGTCGAGCAGCCGACCGCCACCATGATCATGGTGTGCGGGGCCGCGACCACCCAGATCGCGGTGCTCTCGCTCGGCTCGATCGTCACCGCCGTACGCATCCCGATCGGCGGCGACGCGATCGACCACGCGGTCATCCAGCACCTGCGCCAGTACCACGAGCTGATGCTGCCGAGCCAGTCCGTGCGCCCCCTGCAACTGGCCCTCAGCGGCAACGGCCTGACCCCGCACGGGCCCGCCGTGACCGAGATCCACGGCCGGGACGTGGCCACCGGCCTGGCCCGCTCCGTACAGGTCGACACCGCCGCCGTGCGGCAGGCGATCCACCGCCCGCTCACCTCGGTCCTGGACGGACTGGGCAAGGTGCTGCGGGACTGCCCGCCCGATCTGGTGGCCGACCTCGCGGACTGCGGGATCATGATGGTCGGCGGCAGCGCGCTGCTGCCCGGCCTCGACCAGATGCTGCGCGACGCCACCGGCATGCCGGTACAGATCGCCGAGCGGCCCGACGTCTGCTCGGTCCTGGGGCTCGGCGCCATGCTGGACGGCAAGATCCGCCCGATGGTCCTCGACCCGCTCTCCTGCTGAGCACCCCGGGTCGGACGGCGGATGACCGACGAACCACGCGACGCGGCACCCCGCGAAGGAGTGCCGCAGGCGCCCCGGCTGCCGATGCTCCTGGAGGCGGTGCTGAGCGTCGGCACCGACCTCGGGCTGCGGGCCACCCTCCAGCAGATCATCGACGCCGCCACCGCCCTCACCGGGGCCCGCTACGGCGCGCTGGGCGTGCTGGACCCCGCGCGCGGCACCATCCGCGAACTGTTCGTCCGCGGACTGACCGACGCGGAGCGGGAGGCCATCGGGGACTTCCCGGACGGCCACACGGGGATGCTCGGGGCGCTCATCGAGGAGTCGCGGCCGCTGCTCTCCGACGACCTCACCGCCGACCCGCGCTCCACCGGCCTGCCTCCCGGCCACCCCCCGATGCACTCGTTCCTCGGCGCCCCGATCCTGGTCCACGACGAGGTCTTCGGGAACATCTACCTCACCGAGAAGAGCACCGCGCACTTCACCGAGACCGACGCGGCGCTGCTGCGGGTCCTCGCCTCGCAGGCCGGGATCGCGATCGGCAACGCCCGGCTCTACGAGACGGTCCGGCAGCGGGAACGCTGGATCGAGGGCGCTGCCGCGGTCACCAACACCCTGCTGACCGGGGAGAACGCGGCCGACGCCCTGATGACCGTGGCGGAACGCGCCAGAATCCTCAGCGACGCGTCGGCCGGGGTGATCCTCCAGCCCACCGAGGAGGGCGGGATGGAGATCGTCGTCGCGTCCACGCTCGACGACCCGGCCGGACTGGTGGGCACCGCCATCGAACCCGGCTCCCCCGTCCTGGTGCAGCTGCTGGGCGGCGAGCCGGTCTTCCTGGAGGACTCCGCGACCGATCCCCGGATGACCACCCACGTACGGTCCCGGTTCGGCCCCAGCATGATGCTGCCGTTGCAGAGCGGCGGCCGGCTCATCGGCACCCTTGCTCTGCCCCGGCGGCGCGGCGGCCGCCCGTACACGGCCGTGGACCGGCTGCTGGCCTCGCAGTTCGCCTCGCAGGCCGCCCTCGCGCTGGTCCTGGCGGACGCCCAGCAGGACCGCGAGCAGCTGGCGGTGTACGAGGACCGGGACCGGATCGCCCGCGATCTGCACGACCTCGTCGTCCAGCGGCTGTTCGCCACCGAGATGATGCTGGAGTCGACCCGCCGCCGGGCCGCCACCGGGCAGACCGACGAGCTGCTCGGCAGGGCCGTCGACGAGCTGGACTCCACGATCCAGGAGGTCCGGACGACCATCTTCGCCCTCCAGCAGCCGCCCGCGGCGGCCCCCACCACCTTCCGGGGCCAGGTGCTGCGGGAGACCCGGGGGGCGGCGGCGGTGCTCGGTTTCCCGCCGTCGGTGCACTTCACCGGGGCGGTGGACGCCCTCGTGCGGGAGCCGGTGGGCGGGCAGCTGCTGGCCGCGCTGCGCGGGGCGCTGGCGGCCGCGCACCGGCGGGCCGGGGTCTCGGAGATCGAGGTGGTGGTCGACGCGACGGCGGTGCTGCCGGACGGCCGGGCCGCCGTCCGGCTGACGGTCCGGGACGACGGGCGGGAGGAGGACGGCACCCGGCCGCCGGCCGTCAGCTGGCAGGCGCCCCTCTGAGCGCGACCCTGGTGTTGGAGTGGGCGACGCCCGCATCCCGCCTGAGCCTGCGCAGCAGTGCGTCGAGCGCCGCGGTGTCGGCGGCGACGGCGCGTACCAGGTAGTCGTGCCCGCCCGTCACGTGCACCACCTCGGTGATGCCGGGCAGGGTCAGTACGGCCCGTTCGAAGACCTCGTCGGTGGTGTCCATCCGCAGGGTCACGTCGATGAAGACGACGAGGCCGGTCCGGGTGTCGGCGGCGGGGTCGATGATCACGGTGAAGCCGCGGATGACACCGTCGCGGCGCAGCCGCCGCACCCGGTCGGCCGCCGCGTTGGCGCTGAGCCCGACCCGTTCCCCCAGATCGCGGTACGACATCCGCGCGTCCTCCTGGAGTACGCCGAGGATTTCCCTGTCCAGACGGTCCATACCGCGATTGTCTCAGCTTTCGGACATTTGCGACTTCGGACGTCCTTTTCCGGCCCCCGGATGGAGCACGCCGACGGGCCCGGGGGCTTCTTCCGACCTTGACTGACTGTGTGGAAACAGCCGTCAAGCAGTCACCCGCTCCGGCCGCCTCCGGCGCCGCCTACCGCAACCTCGTGATGGCCACGATCGGCTTCGCGCTCACCTTCTGGGCCTGGAATCTGATCGCGCCCATGTCCGACGCGTACAAGGAGCGGCTCGGGCTGAGTTCGTTCCAGCAGTCGCTGCTGGTCGCCGTGCCGGTGCTGGTCGGCTCACTGGGCCGGATTCCGGTGGGCGCGCTCACCGACAAGTTCGGTGCGCGGCTGATGTTCCCGGTGGTCTCGGCGCTCACCATCGTGCCGGTGCTGCTGCTGATCCCGGCGAAGGACTCCTACGGCGCGATGCTGGCGGTGGGCTTCCTGCTGGGGCTCGGCGGTACGACGTTCGCGATCGGCATCCCGCTGGTCAACTCGTGGTTCCCGCCCGCGGAACGGGGCCTGGCCCTCGGCGTGTTCGGCATGGGCATGGGCGGCGTGGCGCTGTCGGGCTACTTCACCCCGAGGATCGCCAAGCACGGCGACAACCTGCCGTTCCTGGTGGTCGCCGGGGCGCTCGTGGTGTACGCGGCGCTGGCGGCGGTGCTGGTCAACGACCGGCCGGGCCGGCAGGTGCCGACCGACACGCTGGCCCACCGGCTGGGCTCGGCGGGGCGGCTGCGGGTCACCTGGGAGCTGTCGGCGCTGTACGCGATCGGCTTCGGCGGCATCGTGGCGTTCGGCGTCTACCTGCCGACGTACCTGAAGACCTGGTACGACCTCTCGCCGACCGACGCCGGTACGAAGGCGGCCGGGTTCGCCCTGGTCACGGTCATCTTCCGGCCGATCGGCGGCTGGCTCTCGGACCGGATGCACCCGGCGCTGGTCTCCTCCGCGGCGCTCGGCGTGGCCGCCCTGATGGCGATCGTCCAGGCCTTCGACCCGAAGCTGGTGCCCGGCGGCACGATCGCGCTGCTGATCATGGCGGCCGGTCTCGGTACCGCGAGCGGCAGCGTCTTCGCCCTGGTCTCCCAGGTGACCCCGCAGGCGAAGGTGGGCAGCGTGACCGGGATCGTCGGTGCGATGGGCGGGCTCGGCGGCTTCGTGCCGCCGCTGGTGATGGGCGCGATCTACAGCTCGAAGGGCTCGTACTCGATCGGCTTCATGCTGCTGTCCGATCTGGCGCTGGCCGGCTGTGTGTACGCGTACGGGCGGATGCGGACCATCAAGCGGGAGGCCTGAGGGCCCGCACAGAAAAGAACGGCAGCGTCCCCGCCGGGACGCTGCCGTTCGTCGTGGGGCGGCTCAGTCCGCGGACCGGGCCTCGGCACGCTGCTGCTCGAACCGGTTCGCCCAGTACGCCGTCCGGTCGAGGTAGGCCGTCTCCGCGGCGGCCCCGGTCTTCCCGTACGCCCCTTCGTACGTCTGGTAGCCGTGTCCGGCGGGCGGGGTGCTCGACGCGGGTTCGATCGAGCTGCCCTCGTGCCATTCGTTGAAGGAGGTGACGGAGACCCAGGAGGGCGATCCGCCGATGGCCGGGTCGAGCGCGTTGCTCCACTCCAGGTCGTAGGAGGCGCCGTCCTCGCGTCCCAGGGTGGGGGTGGTGTTGCCGGGGACGGCCCGGTCGTCGATGTAGCCGGGGGCCACCGAGGGCGCCCAG includes these proteins:
- a CDS encoding GAF domain-containing protein gives rise to the protein MTDEPRDAAPREGVPQAPRLPMLLEAVLSVGTDLGLRATLQQIIDAATALTGARYGALGVLDPARGTIRELFVRGLTDAEREAIGDFPDGHTGMLGALIEESRPLLSDDLTADPRSTGLPPGHPPMHSFLGAPILVHDEVFGNIYLTEKSTAHFTETDAALLRVLASQAGIAIGNARLYETVRQRERWIEGAAAVTNTLLTGENAADALMTVAERARILSDASAGVILQPTEEGGMEIVVASTLDDPAGLVGTAIEPGSPVLVQLLGGEPVFLEDSATDPRMTTHVRSRFGPSMMLPLQSGGRLIGTLALPRRRGGRPYTAVDRLLASQFASQAALALVLADAQQDREQLAVYEDRDRIARDLHDLVVQRLFATEMMLESTRRRAATGQTDELLGRAVDELDSTIQEVRTTIFALQQPPAAAPTTFRGQVLRETRGAAAVLGFPPSVHFTGAVDALVREPVGGQLLAALRGALAAAHRRAGVSEIEVVVDATAVLPDGRAAVRLTVRDDGREEDGTRPPAVSWQAPL
- a CDS encoding MarR family winged helix-turn-helix transcriptional regulator — protein: MATRTDPLTLEVVELIGTVVARYYEEYEQAAAAHSLTGAQARVLGLLSLEPMPMRRIAQKLKCEPSNVTGIVDRLEARGLVERRPDPADRRVKLAAPTEKGTRTARLLRESLDFAREPLAGLSDTDRAVLRDLLRRMLGMEPPA
- a CDS encoding MFS transporter: METAVKQSPAPAASGAAYRNLVMATIGFALTFWAWNLIAPMSDAYKERLGLSSFQQSLLVAVPVLVGSLGRIPVGALTDKFGARLMFPVVSALTIVPVLLLIPAKDSYGAMLAVGFLLGLGGTTFAIGIPLVNSWFPPAERGLALGVFGMGMGGVALSGYFTPRIAKHGDNLPFLVVAGALVVYAALAAVLVNDRPGRQVPTDTLAHRLGSAGRLRVTWELSALYAIGFGGIVAFGVYLPTYLKTWYDLSPTDAGTKAAGFALVTVIFRPIGGWLSDRMHPALVSSAALGVAALMAIVQAFDPKLVPGGTIALLIMAAGLGTASGSVFALVSQVTPQAKVGSVTGIVGAMGGLGGFVPPLVMGAIYSSKGSYSIGFMLLSDLALAGCVYAYGRMRTIKREA
- a CDS encoding Lrp/AsnC family transcriptional regulator, with the protein product MDRLDREILGVLQEDARMSYRDLGERVGLSANAAADRVRRLRRDGVIRGFTVIIDPAADTRTGLVVFIDVTLRMDTTDEVFERAVLTLPGITEVVHVTGGHDYLVRAVAADTAALDALLRRLRRDAGVAHSNTRVALRGAPAS
- a CDS encoding rod shape-determining protein, with product MTVSLDQLRRCHVAVDLGAARTRVYVKGLGLVVDEPSAAAVNTRTGSLIAVGALAEQMTGRTPEYIRVVRPVSGGTVVDIEMAQRMLRQLLGDKLRRQLRRKPRLRAAACTPHDSDPLAQRAAVETLVGLGARRVELVDTLIAAAVGCGLPVEQPTATMIMVCGAATTQIAVLSLGSIVTAVRIPIGGDAIDHAVIQHLRQYHELMLPSQSVRPLQLALSGNGLTPHGPAVTEIHGRDVATGLARSVQVDTAAVRQAIHRPLTSVLDGLGKVLRDCPPDLVADLADCGIMMVGGSALLPGLDQMLRDATGMPVQIAERPDVCSVLGLGAMLDGKIRPMVLDPLSC